Genomic window (Acinonyx jubatus isolate Ajub_Pintada_27869175 chromosome B1, VMU_Ajub_asm_v1.0, whole genome shotgun sequence):
aACCTTCAAATTAGCATGAAAGGCTAAAACACCAAGATTTCCATAGCAAAGCCATAGGATGAAGCCTCCCACTCAACAGTGACATAATAGTAATTCCTAAAACTTCGGaaagtcaataaaaatatatggtaCAGTAAGTAGAGGTAAAGATAGGGTTATAACTAGTTTAGAACAACCAATTAAAACTCTCCCACGGCTTTGATATGGCAACTATAAACTCCAGGGTTACcacaaaatttgaaattatagaaTACTGTAGTAGCTGTAAGATTTGACTCTTTAATGGTATGGTTTAATACTGTTATCCAATGAACAACTGATATATTTCTACatgtacttttataaataaatatatttgtattatacttGAGGtcaatttctgtttctgtggtaACTGCCCTACAGGTAAGCTTAGCAGCTTTTAACGAAGTAGGGATGGAATATTTTGGGGAACTTGTTAAATAGAAATTCACACTTCCATATTAAGTATATGTATCTTTTTCAGGATTATGTCATAGTGCAATGTAAATCTTAGTTATGGTATTTAGAAGGTCAGAATGTCACATTTTGTGCTGATTTGCATACTTCAATGGTCTGGAGCAGGTGAAGCAGCTAAACTATTTAGCTCTGGGAAGATCAGAATTCCCATAAGAATTATAATGTTCTACGTATAACATGAGAATCAGACTCCTTGAAGTATAAACTACCAGAGGTATTACTAATAACAAAGGgccaaaaaagaggaaaaacttcTTCAAATGATTATGGATCAGTACTTTTAGccaattttatgatttaaaattttgcctGATGGAGTTCAAATTCACTCTAGTCGAGGCATTCTTGTTCTTCACCACTGGCCCTTCTGccatccattctcttttctttatggCTGTTGCAAattttcctcatctcttcttCATACTTGATAAAATTCTCCCCAAACCTTGTCCAAGCTTTGAATGGAACAGTAATAGTATTACGGTAAGGTGGCCTCACCTCACTTACCTTCAGGAAAATTCCATATTTATTAGAGCCCACATCAAAGTAGAACCTTTTATTGTCCACTCTGAAAGAAGTCCCCTCTGGGAGTTCAAGTGGGTCATCATCTCCACCTCTTCGTTCTTCTATGTCCCCTTCGCCATAGTCTTCAATTAGCTGAACCAAGGCATCACGAAACTCGATCATTCCTTGTGCTGGGAGCACAATAGTCTGTTCTTGGCCCAAACTGTGACCAAAATAACCTATCATGCCAGTCCCCCGCATCATGGTTTGTCTAATTCTTAGGAAGCGACCCCGCTGATTTTCCTTTAGGTCTAGATAGTATTTCCTATTGTCCCTCTCTATGTAGTCTGTTTTGAGGACACTATGAGGGTGCTCTTCGGACCCTACAGAGACTGGTGGGGAGGGTGCCGAGTGcttctgtctcctcctggacGCTTGCTCTTTGCCGTGGCCATGCTCCTGTCGGTGGCCTTTCAGGCCCAGGTGGGCGTAATGCTCGATGAAGTCCCCTAGACAGTCCTTCAGCTCCGCTGCCACAGACAGGGACAGAGTCAGTTTACTCTTTCTGATATTGTCCTGCCGGCCTCTCCCTATCCAGACTTCAGCTATCTTTAGGAACCGGCCCCGGGAGCTTTGCTTCACGTCTAGGTAAAACCTCTTTTTCTGGATGTCCACTCGTTTGGAGGCCAGCTCCTGGATTTCGGCTGCACCCCCAGCCTGATTAGGGGTGGCTGAGGCCGCGTAGTGGGGGTAGTGGGAGTGCTGGGCCTGGGGATAGAGTCTACTCTTGCTTAGGCCAGAGCCCCCTACATTCTTGCCGCcgcggccgcggccgccgccgcctccccttCGCCTGGCTCTTTCCATCTTCAGCTGCAAGTGACAAACAGAcacacggggtggggtgggggaggggtgttgagAACAATCGCAGACGCCCCTCGGCCTGCGCTGCCCCCGCCTCCGCCCGGGACCCCCACACCGGGCCGCGGTGCACGGCGCCCGCCGCCGCAGCGCCCGGCTCCCGCCTCTGCCCGACCGTCGGCGGCGACAGGCGGCGTCTCCCGGCTCCGCACCGCGCACACAGCATCCCTCCGCCGCCCCGGCCTCCCGCTCGCCGCCGGGCCGCCGGCCTCAGGCTCGGCAGCCCCGGGGTCCCCAGCCAGTAAACACTCACATCGACACTGCCATCACCGCCGCTACCGATGCCCTTCAcgaccgccgccgccgccagctcTCGGCCCCTCTGCTGCAGCCGCCGCAGCCGCTGCCCCCCGCCAactcccccgccgccgccgccgctcgcaCCGTCCCCCGCCGGAGCAGCCGGGCAGGGGCATCGCCTGcggcgcccgccgccgccgccgcccctccTGCGGCCGCTGCGGGGGCCGCCGCCTCTCTTCGGGCACCGGCCCGATACCcgccgggaggggaggggggggtggcggcggggggcgggccgTGGACCCCGCCTCCTCCAGCACAGCCCGCTGAAGGGAAGAGAAGGTCTCGCGCTCTTCCTCGGGGCGCGCCCTGACCGAAGCCCGGCGCGCGGAGATGGACTATGAGTGCGAGGTGACTGGACAGGTGTGAAGATGGTAACGAGGACGGAGGTGGCGAGACTGTTGTGACTTCTCCACGTTCCTCCGGGATGCAGGACTCTGGCGGCCCAGCGGCATCCGCACAGGGACTACATTTCCCGGAATGCTCAGCGGTAGCGAGAGTCCTTGCGCATGCGCGCCGCCTGGCCCGCTGGGCTTGATGGGAGGGCTGCAGCGCACCACGAATGGAGGACGGGGGCGGGGCGGACCtcggagggaggggtggagaagatAGGTCTACCCCAGCTGATACTGTGCCGTGGGCGCCGTGACGCCAAGGCGTGCGCTCTGCAGCGCGGGAATAAGGTCTGTTGAGTTGGTGTCCGGCCTGGATGCCTGGCTTCCAGGCCCTGCTGTTGTGGCGCTTCACAATTCGTCCAGCTGAAGGAGGAGACCCGTTGAACTGGCTCTTCTCAGGGTAACGTGACTTCCCTACCCCTGTTTCAGCCAGCCCCAGACCCTGGGGTATCATTCTAGCCTTCCCAGACATTGGGGGTGCGTGCTCAGTCCCGAAGAGCAGGCCGCTGGGCAGTGTGTAGGAGGTGCGTTAAAACCCGCgacctcctgccccttcccacctctggAGCATGCCGGAAAAGGGCCCCCACATGCCGCAGGCCTTCCCAGGGCTTCTGTCAGCCAAAAAGTGAGCTTTCCCATTCCCTCCCACCTTCAGCTTGTGCCACCGGTTGCCTGTCTTGGGCCCTTGGGATTGTACCCTTCGGATCCAGCCTTTACTGCTGCAGAAATGGAGCCACTCCATATTTTCATAACAAAGTCGAGGGGAATAACCTATTACGTGTAATTTAGCAAATTAAGTTGGATTTCTTGAGTTTAAATCCTTTAACAGTAAGTTTTGAATAAAGAGCTGAAGGAAAGCTAGTTctgtggctggggtggggcgggaagtgcaaaggccctgagaaagCCTGTTTGGCGTGTTCAAAGAGCAGTCTAGGAGGCCAGTAAGTTAAAGCACAATGAGATGGTAAGGGAGAAGTTGgaggaggtgaagtcagacgGGAAAGAGCTGAGGACAGATAGTGTAGGACCTCATAGGGTATTTTGAAAATTTGGGTTTTCATTCTGAGGGAAGTGGGAAGCTATTGGAGAGTTTTGTCAGGGAAACATCATCATCtgaatgatctttaaaaaaaaaaaaaacaaaaaaactggtaaggggcacctgcctggctcagtcagttgagcctccgactttggctcaggtcatgatctcacagtttatgggttcgaaccccgacagcctgtcagcgcagagcctactttggatcctctgtcccccctctctctctgcctctcccctgcttgtgctctctatcaaaaaataaataaacattaaaaaaaatagaaaacactggtaaaatatatgtaacaaaatgTGCCACTGTAACAGTTTTTAAGTGGACAGCTCATTGACATTAATTACACTCATTATGTTgcacagccatcaccactatttaaaaaaaattttttttaatgtttactcatttttttgaaaggagagagagcacaagttggggaggggctgaggaagagggagacactgaatctgaagcaagcctccaggctctgagcagagcctggcacagggctcgaatgcacaaacccagagatcatgacctgagctgaggtctggtgcttaactaactgagccacccaggtgcccccatcaccactatttttaaaattttttcacccCAAGTTCTAACTGGTTAATTATTCAATAATTCCCCATTGCCCCTTCTGcctagcccctggtaacctctaataTCTCTCCCTATGAATTTGCTCATtctggaatcatataatatttgagttcttaaacactttttaattttaattttttaaaaaaatatttgtgcttttgcatctggcttatttcattcagcataatgttttcagggttcattcatgttgtaccGTGTATCAGAACTTAATTTCTtttggcacacctgggtggcttagtcagttaagcgtccaacttcagttcaagtcactctcctatggttcgtgagtttgagccccgtgttgggctctgtgctgacagctcagagcctggagcctgctttggattctgtctccctctctctaccccttctccgctcacattctgtttctctcaaaaataaatgttaggggcgcctggatggctcagttggttaagcgtccgactttggctcaggtcatgatctcacggttcatgggttcgagccccgtgttggactctgtgctggcagttcagagcctggagtctgctttagattctgcgcctccttttctctctgcccctccccaactcatgctctgtttctctctgtctcaaaaataaacaaacataaaaaaaaaaaaaaaagttaaaaaaataaaaaagaacttatggcggagtaatatttcattgtgtgtttaTATTCCgttttatgttcatctgttgatggacacttggtttttttttttttaccacttttggctattgtgaataatgctgcagtgaacactgGCTTACAAATATCTGCTCGAGTTcctgtttccaattcttttgggtatatttcTAGGAGTGGACttgctggatcatgtgataaTTCTGTTTCAGTTGTTGAGGAGCTAACTGCCCAATCACATTGGCAGCACTGTTTTACATTTAACCAGCGATGTGGTAAGACTTCTAGTTTCTCCCTATCTTCTCCaaataattttcttcctctttcatatAATTCTTATTCCTAGGTGATGAagtgaagtgatatcttattgtggttttgatttgcatttccttagtgactaatgatgttgagcatttttttcatgtgctcattggctatttagtatatcttctttggagcaatgtctgttcaagtttttgcccatttttattttttttaaagtttatttatttactgaaaaaatttttaatgtttatttatttttgagagagagacagagtgtaagttggggaggggcagagagggagggagggagagagagagaatcccaagcaggctcctcactgtcagcgtggagcctgatatagagcttgaactcatgaactgtgaggtcatgatctgagctgaaatcaagaggtaactgactgagccacccaggtgcccctatttgtttttgtttttagtggaaAACACTTTATCACAAAGTGATTGCATACTCAGGAAATATCTGGCCTCACTGTGCTAAATCAATGCATTCGGCTTGTCCTCTGCAGCCTAGTATCTATTTCCACCTTCAGCCATCTTTAAATGGGACGATAAAGGACAAGAGAGTAAAGAGCTGGATATGTTAATAGTCTTAACAGCATGGTGGTTGTATTCTATCAACTTAGTTGGATCCGTTCAGGTAACTTTTTTGTTTCCCTGTACAAGTCACAGTGCTTAATGAAGACTGCTGTGAAAAGCACTATTTTCCATTTGCACACAGCTTCCATATTCCCTGATCCCTCTGCACGGTTTTTAACAGTCACCCTTTATATTCAAAGTCTGCTTTgtattgtctttctctcaaagagTTTTAAATTTCCTCCAAAAGTCCTAGGTGATCAGAAGCTACAGTATTTTGTAGCCACATCTACCCCTATGACtggaaaagggagaaattgatTTTGTAACAGATACACTGAGAAATCAAATCCAGGATTCACTTTGTTCTTAAAACAGAGAATGAAACCACTGACTACCAAATGTGCTTTGATAGCGACTTTCAGTTTCCAAACTTCTGTTTCACTTTCCCAGATTAATTCAGTATTAAgtttcaggaaataaaataattatgtagtTAAACAGAGATACTTATACAAACAAGAACTGTGTTTACAATGTACCAATCTATTAAAATCAACAATAGACATAGATATTTAGAACTAAACCCCCAGCCAAGTAGACTAGCACTCACCATTTGTCTAAGCCCCATCCAATGACCGTAAACATCCTGTTGGAATCTGCTCCAAAAACAAAAGCTTTACCAACCAAATGTCAAAGTAAACAGGTAGTAAAGACCTATTTGATACTAGTAACCAGTGGTATCATTTTCACTCTTCAGGGTTTAAATACAAGTAAAtgttggtattttttcttttaagttggcactattataactttttatttggtAGTTTTTAAGAAGTTCCCTAGGTTGCTGGTTCTCATAGACTTAAATTTTCTAGCCATAAGCCATCTGAATTAAAGGAAATAAGTAAAGACATTCtactattcagaaaaaaaaaaaacagccaaatttACTATAGTTTACCTGAAATGCTATTCCCCTCTCCTCCAAACTATGAATCCATATAATAAAAGCTGTGATAGTCCTGATGTCAAGGTTATAAGATTTTTCTAACTCTGTAAATCatgtaaagaagaaaagttaaggAAAGTGTATTTTCAGCACTAAGAATGTTTTAATTAGGAACAGAGTTAGGTCTCTCTTGAAAGGGAGAGTTGTAAAAGCTGGTCACATATCTTAAGTTCGCTGAAGAAGTTACTACTTCTGGCCCACTCAACAGTGGAGAAGAGGGTTTGATCAGCTATTTTGCACATAAACCCAAACGTGCTCAGCTTTTTGTGCTTGCTTTAGTTAGCTTGCTCTTGCTGCAAATAGGCCATGACTTTGGCCTGGACTTGAGGCTCATCTGGTTCACACTTCACGAGTTGCAGTATCAGATGTGGGATGCTTGCTGGGGAGCTTGTCTGGTAACTGTCCATGGAGGAATATAACCCGTTATTGACTCCCGTGAGCTGGTGTCAGGGTCTGGGTACTCAGACTTGATGGCCTGGCTAGGGGACTGAAGTATGTTTGGTAACCTTGCGGGCTGCAATGAGGTAGCGTTGTCATGCTAATGGAGGATGTTACAAAGGGACTTCTGTCATAGTCTGTAGGAGGCAAGGCCTTTGGAGGCCTTTGGAGGTAAAATGCACGTTCTGGATTGCAGAAGAGATTCTGAGCTCAGAGGGCATTGCTTGGATCACGGGAGACATGGCTTCTAGCTTAAGTCCACTGGCTCCGATGAaggcttttttctgttttagagacCCATCTGTCTTGTACATTGGCCCAGATTTATTCCTTCCCTTGTGCATTTGGTTGGCCCTTTACTGCTTCTAGCTTCATTCCAACACAGAGACGTTTTTTAAATTGACAGTAAGAACaacgctttctctttctctgttttatcaATTTGGCAGTTCTGGTGTTCTATACATGTgtaccttttattattttggacTGTGCTTGAAAAACCCTTTGCAGCTTTCACAGGTGAGGAGTCCATAACGGTTCCCAAACACTTTATTGCCACACACTGGACAGAGCTCTTCTTGATCTTCATCATAGGAGTAATTCAGCATTTTAAACTGAGACACTTGCATGTTTTCCGGCATCTGCCCCTGTTCCCCATGCGACTGAGCCAGTCTCAGGGCTTCAGTCCCCACTTCGGGCAGCATGATAAGGTGGCTCTGGGTGGAGATAGGGAGTCCTTGTCTGTCCAGAAGCCCAgcacctccctctcctgcctcatTTACACCTCTCGTGTGTCCAAGAGCAGTCCTTCCAGCCCCAAGGGTGAGGGTGctgggaagaaaggggaaagatgaggagaaaaggggaggTGAGTAGGACAGAGGAAGGCTGGGATGAGGGGTGATGACagtccctttgcccatttttaaattgagttgtttatctttttgttattgcaTTGTATGAAATCTTCATAGTATATTCTCTTTATTAAACACTTACCAgaaatatgatttgcagatattttctcccattctgtggattgtctttacatttttggataatgttcttttattcataaaagttttaaattttgataaagttcagtatatctattttttcttttgttgcttgtgctctTGTTGTCATGTTTAAGAATTTGTTCCCAAGTTCAAAGTCATGAAGATTcacttctatgttttcttctaagagttttttatAGTCTTAGTAGCTCTTATATTTGAATcaatatattttgagttaatttttgtatatggtgtgagatagagGTCCAAGTTCATTGTTTTTGCAGGTGGAAATCCAACTGTCTCAATATCATCTGTTGAAGAACTTCTTTTTTCACTGAATGGacttggcatccttgtcaaaaatcagttggccataaATGTAAGAATTAATTTCTGGAAGctcaattctgttccactgatctatatgttTATTCTTATGCCAGTACAACACTGTTTTGGTCACTGTAGTtttgtagtatgttttgaaaCTGGAAAGTGTGAgtctccaactttattctttttgaagacTGTTATGGCTATTCAAGGCCCTTGGAATTCCATAAGAATTTGAGGATTGgctttttcatttctggaaaaaaggCTGTAGGAGTCTTGATAGATATTACATTGAAGCTGTAGTtagctttgggtagcattggCACCTTATCAATCAATGTTAAGCATTTCtgtccatgaacatggatgtctttccattaattggtatctttaaaatctttttcagcagtgttttggAAGTATTCAAGTTTTTCACCTTCTTGGATAAATTTActattaggtattttattttattcttttagatgctattataaatgaaattactttcataattttttttcagattgttcattgctagtgtgtAAAACACAGCCGActttttgtgtattgatcttgtatcctacaactttgctgactTTTCTTATTAGATCTAGTGGATTTCttgtagattctttgggatttttgtatgtaggatcatgtcatctgtgaatagagatagttttaatttttcatttccaatttgaatgtttatcattattatttctttatgtgtaaTTTCTCTGGCCAGAATTTCCCAAACAGTGTTGAATAGTAGTGGTGAAAGTGAATATCCCtgccttgtcctttttttttttttaaattttttaaagtttatttattttgagagagattgagtgggggaggggcagagagagagggaaagagagaattccaggtaagctccacactgtcaatcttttcaccactgaatatattagctatgaatttttttaagtgtatttatttatttcggggggtggagcagagggagagggagagaaagaataccaagcaggctcaaactcacgaaccctgagatcatgcccttagccaaaaccaagagttggacacttaactgactgagccacccaggtgccctgctttggatttttgATAAATGCCTTTTAACAtattgaggaagttcctttcatTATTAGTTTTTTGAGTCTTTTTCTATCATGAAAGAGTGGTGGATTTTTCAGatgttacgtgtgtgtgtgtgtgtgtgtgtgtgtgtcaactGAGATGAttatgtggtatttttctttcattctattgaAGTGATACATTTGcactgattcattttcttatgttgaaccacccttgcattcctgtgataaatctcacttggttatggtgtattattctttaaattgaATTATCTTTTAACAGAATCACTTTGGCCACTGTTTTGGGAATAGATTGTAGAGACAAGGAGATAAGAGGTAATGTGGCTTGAACCAGGATTTTAGCTATGAAGGTGGTGAGAGAAGGTGGATTTCAGctttattttgaaggtaaaatttTTGCTGCTAGATTGGATGTGAAGTGTGAAAGGAGAAGAGTCAAGGATAACTaaggtttttggcctgagcaatCAGAAGAAGGATGGAGGTGCATTTACTGAGAACTGTAATTTACAGAAGGAGTAGTTTGGGGAGACTTTTATACATACCCACTGTGATTTGCCCATTAGACACTCAAGTGTTTAGTAAATAATTGGACATACAAGATTGAAGTTCATAGGAGTGGTCTAGGTGGTTTATATAAGTTTGGAAGTTGTTAGTGTGCTATAGATAATTTTAAAGCCATCAGACTGTTATCTTCAAGGGAGTGAATgtagagaagagaatgaaaaggtctGTGACCTGAATCTAGAATGCTATGAGGTTTAGAGATTGGGGCGTTAAGGAAGGACTAGCAAAGGTACTGAGAAGGATTCTTACTGATACAGGTGGAGAATAATTGTCACAGATGCTTAATAAAGTGTTTGAAGAAGGATgatgtggggggtgcctgggaggctcagtaggttaagtgtccaactgttgatttctgctcaggtcattatc
Coding sequences:
- the PURG gene encoding purine-rich element-binding protein gamma isoform X1: MERARRRGGGGGRGRGGKNVGGSGLSKSRLYPQAQHSHYPHYAASATPNQAGGAAEIQELASKRVDIQKKRFYLDVKQSSRGRFLKIAEVWIGRGRQDNIRKSKLTLSLSVAAELKDCLGDFIEHYAHLGLKGHRQEHGHGKEQASRRRQKHSAPSPPVSVGSEEHPHSVLKTDYIERDNRKYYLDLKENQRGRFLRIRQTMMRGTGMIGYFGHSLGQEQTIVLPAQGMIEFRDALVQLIEDYGEGDIEERRGGDDDPLELPEGTSFRVDNKRFYFDVGSNKYGIFLKVSEVRPPYRNTITVPFKAWTRFGENFIKYEEEMRKICNSHKEKRMDGRRASGEEQECLD
- the PURG gene encoding purine-rich element-binding protein gamma isoform X2, with amino-acid sequence MERARRRGGGGGRGRGGKNVGGSGLSKSRLYPQAQHSHYPHYAASATPNQAGGAAEIQELASKRVDIQKKRFYLDVKQSSRGRFLKIAEVWIGRGRQDNIRKSKLTLSLSVAAELKDCLGDFIEHYAHLGLKGHRQEHGHGKEQASRRRQKHSAPSPPVSVGSEEHPHSVLKTDYIERDNRKYYLDLKENQRGRFLRIRQTMMRGTGMIGYFGHSLGQEQTIVLPAQGMIEFRDALVQLIEDYGEGDIEERRGGDDDPLELPEGTSFRVDNKRFYFDVGSNKYGIFLKLKFP
- the PURG gene encoding purine-rich element-binding protein gamma isoform X3, whose protein sequence is MERARRRGGGGGRGRGGKNVGGSGLSKSRLYPQAQHSHYPHYAASATPNQAGGAAEIQELASKRVDIQKKRFYLDVKQSSRGRFLKIAEVWIGRGRQDNIRKSKLTLSLSVAAELKDCLGDFIEHYAHLGLKGHRQEHGHGKEQASRRRQKHSAPSPPVSVGSEEHPHSVLKTDYIERDNRKYYLDLKENQRGRFLRIRQTMMRGTGMIGYFGHSLGQEQTIVLPAQGMIEFRDALVQLIEDYGEGDIEERRGGDDDPLELPEGTSFRVDNKRFYFDVGSNKYGIFLKLSNFPKSRENTNPFHCCQIQHKEQPYDTTKTVEE